In Lathyrus oleraceus cultivar Zhongwan6 chromosome 2, CAAS_Psat_ZW6_1.0, whole genome shotgun sequence, the DNA window ctgaccgaatgtcatgacattgccctggacaatgctgctaattccttctaaaacttaaagtcagtaggaattatgaaggtgatgtgtcaaattctggtaaatcagaataagccagatggccacagctgtgtggtacagggggagtaaccatctgctgaagtgtgggaatttgactgtatcagtgccagatgtcaagtctctactggaggtatgacaggaaccttggAAAATGGTGAATACTAGCAGAATGTAGGAAAAAGCCGCGTgaaatgttaagacatcgcgtgcaacgtgtctgactgcatatatggaatagtctccatgcactggaacggctgttttggaaaagaaacagtcaagagctataaaaggtattcaaagataatctgagattttgtttctctgactgtttctcagcaaaaataaatgcatcttgaccaagcatttatttctaccggaaattcctaagcacgggctggactatttaaaggatgcaataaccctcttcctctcacaagaaaaacactccattctcagaatcatggggtatgttaaggtttgggcaagctgcgcctggatctggttttgtgaagggtacctttacaaatgtttagctaaaaagggggagagaaatatagtcctggggttgagaatgtaccagaagtaagccaactgtggatgtggcagcaaacagaagttggcatcaggcacaaaatccaccaactgggtttaccacttgtgtcttgtgatctgagttaagaagacagttgtgccttgtgatctgagttacattgaCTATGTACTAAgtattacatattcttcaggaagctctccggttgaggggaagggttctggtacaactgagtcttgtccctcttcttccccatgtacaccaactttggtgtttgtggtggtggagccaatgacggagatgaagagcattcccaaattgggatgttttgtccagtgtattgtttatttgttttagctaaaatttgccaaagggggagattgttgattccttaggattgacattaattttagaaaacaaataatgtaatcatctatgttgttttaatatgttgggttgaataaattcaacatctggaccaacatgtcatgtacgatgtcacgacatcaggtctgtgacatcgcacatgtgtagaaaactgaattaattaattcagtatatattctgggatcaacaaggatatctggtgaatatcctaactcccatgtggaggtcttgaagactcaatcagaagatatataggctcaaaatatggagatatatatggagagattctaggattgaagaccttgtttgtagcagaatttttctgctgaagttgtaacagcaaagaacaagtctgctgcgatttctgaaggcccaaatccagttgggtgattaggttataaatagctgattgtaacctagtatttgtaagcctcctagaatgaaaatttaggggtgtgtgtgaggtaaacctcccaatctgtgggaaggttaccatatgtttctcagtggtaaaagctgagagttttgtaactcaaagcctgtaggcaagagtgattttgttcttgaatgaagttgtgaagcaagttcaaggtgtgttaacattacattgtacttgtagtgataggaatggaaactggaggtttctatctaggagttcctaggtatagattgcattgggtagggattaagtgaagagttgtaaacgggtgagtttaactctgaattaatactgctaatagtggatcttcttcctggcttggtagcccccagatgtaggtcatgttggactgaactgggttaacaatttcctgtgtttgttttccttctgcatgtgtttattactgCCATAACTCAGtaggtattccagtcagcttatcaagatgataactgacctggcatatagccttctgtttgaatgtcaatcaaaaagctgtaacattcatcagggacagtgcatactgaatgataagtaagttaactttagttcagtatttatttaagtctgttctctttaaggataacagacctggctgaaggatcatagtgaaactgtcaaactggatgttctgacagttgatactgaaggctgatactgaagtagagactagttggtcttttacagtattGCAAACTTAGCACTGCACATGtccaggaacataacagactcagcatatgctctggatgtcgaactgaatgttgtgacattcactcccaacagcaggtgctaaagtgtaggatgattggtttttctggttcagtatttttctcaggctattcttcagggactcaatagcttagagaaaaaccaggaaaccaactaccaacctacaattaatgaacctaacaaatagcctagttgttagcaatctaataagtggaaattagattgacgtgttcaacctttaattcaggaaatacaagtaaaagatatacacactggaacaatgtaacagatgatgtcctcaaacaacagtaagacatcatgctgataactgtggaagaaaacaacagaagtgagtgctaggtttgatttctgttgagtctttcttcctgatgcacagaaccaggtgttcatacattctagggtgacatagaatgagatgtcgtgacatctgtgaacttgtgcatattagtacagtggttaataactatcttgctgtattagttacaatgttagatcagatgtcatgacgtggagtagaacatctgaattctgactacaccagaatttcacatATGGGCCACCTTTATCACATATCTCCATCATTCTCCACAGATATTTGTTTCATTTTGCATCCATCATAAAGCGTCATGCTAGGGTTTATCTTATGTCTGATAATATCCCTAGCAAGCCAAAAACAAAAAAGagtcattcatacattcataACATCTCctatcatatcatatcatttgcatttcaggatcaaaattcgGGTCTTCTTATTATTTAACTATCTCCAATTGTTATCATATGAAGAGTGTTCTacttcatattctctagttgaagatacttaaatatGGGCAATTGTCACACCCAATTTTGACCTTGAATCACTaattcaatacattcatcatagctattgcatctctacatagcatatcatgcattccataccgcatagtgcctagaatatcagtcgaaataattttttcggatctacaggcaaaccggttgaattaatcgactgatgtgcgtcaaatcagtggacgcaaatttttaaaatcaagcttccagACATCAGCTTTTTTAATCTATGTTTCGCATAGTTTAATCTAGTATGCTCGATTTATATTTTAGCTAATTTTTCTGTCACTTTTTGATCAGCTCGAGCTTGTCTAATGGGTCAAAacttatttcaaaattaaaagaaacgttgtatttttccaataagtttattttgcgccgatcattttggtgcattcattttaattttttgagtatttttgcgctcaatttttattcattttgagtctttttatttttattttttgtcaatatattcaaaataaataaatataattttctATGTTTTGGTTTCGATTTAAATTTGAGTGGTTAgataaatttaatttaatttgatttaaTTTATTTCTAACTATTTAGAAAACCCTACAATGTTACTATAAAATCATTCATTAATTAATGGATGAAGGGATCTAAAATTTACACCAACCAATGTTGGCGACACTATTCATTGAAGTGCCTATCTCTCAATTTCAAAACACCACAAAAAGCATCTCAGCCACTATTTCTCTCAAAACACCCTCCGTCGAAACACATctcaccaaaccctaaccctgACAAATTTCTCTCCTTCCCCCTCACTAACAGTCACCCAATCTTAATTTGTAATTTTCCTTGCATTTTGTTTCATATTTTTCATATTATACATATTTTTACTGTCATGAGTTTAATACACACATACTTTCagttttttgttttgttttttcatatatttatatatttacTACTTTGTTTGTAATCATTATATTATATATATGTAGCATTGCCTTGTGTTTAGAATATATATCAAATTTTAATACTGAGATTTATATATGAAATATAATATCAATTTACTTTTTTTATTGGGTTTTATATACTGTCAATTTATTTGCTTTGTGTTTAGATCATATAGATAATTTTTGTTTCTTTAGttaagttatatatatatatatatatatatatatatatattttgtgtgtgtgttaATTTTGCtttcatatttttattttatttttatctttatTTCGATACTATAGCATTGCATATAACGCGTGTGTATTGTGtttagatttttatttttttttattattttgagttGATGTAAAAAAATTATAACACTGCTATAATAATATTTTGGTTGTTGTTACTTTTCATTGCGTTGCGATTTTAGAGTTAAAATCCAATTTAACTTCCGAAAATTGCTTGAACACATAGATTTTTGTTCGGCTTCTTATAGAGTGGTTCTTACGTTAATACACTCTAAGTTAGTTTAGAGCTAAATTCAGTTTGCTCTCGGTTTTGATTGACATTCAGTCTTGTGGCTTACTCTTAGACCTTCTTACAATGAGCTATGTTCTCTTTGCATGCTCACATTTACTTGTCTGCATTTCAATTATCCTCAAATCACTTCAAACCATTTCATAAGagaatctgaagaaaaagattaccctggatgaaatatccagtagtaatcccgaatattaggcccaagttataaaagcttgcaagccataaatattcgtcttctctttaaaacactccaatattcaaatcttttttctcaataaaatctgaagaaaaagattaccctggatgtAATATTtagtcgtaatcccgaatattaggcccaagttgtaagagcttgcaagccatataagtattcgtcttctcttcaaaatactccaatattcaaatctttttttCTTAATAAAATCTGTAGaaaacactacgccaaaaatgacttttaacagcgcatcttagacagcgcttttaaaagaaagcgctgtctaaggttaaaataaaaataaaacacggaaaatgttctaaaaaaataatgaaagcgctgtctaagggggggtcttagacagcgctttctaaaagcgctgtctaagacccccccttagacagcgcttttagaaagcgcttttaaatatagaccttagtcagcgcttttgataaagcgctgtctaaagtctgaattaattgaataacattttccAGTTAAAAAGGCCGGTTGTCTGAATTAATGAATTTTCCAATTCAAAGTaactaataaataaataaaattatataaaaaggCAAAGTATTAAACAAAAACGTTATCAATCCAAAATATCCATTCCATCCATTGCATCTTCCAACTCCACTGCGGCGTTGAAACTTCAAGCATGGAACAAGGAAAGCAGCAGCAAAGAACGATGGCGTTGTCGTTGTCGTCCAAGGGTTTACCGCACCAAATTCAAAACCCAATCACCCAAATTCAAACACGCTTTAAAAACATCGAAAACGGTGTCAAGCTTTGGCTCTCCAAACAGTCTATCGCCGTTGAAGCCGCCGTCGTTGCCACCACCAGCGCCGCTCAAGGCGCTGTTATGGGTGCCTGCATGGGTACTTTCACCAGCAACGCTCCCGCTGCTTTCGCTCCACCTCCTAACGCGACTCTCAGCCCTCAAGCCATGGCTTCTCTTAAACAAGCACAGGTTGAGTCCTTTTTCACTGTCTTACAGTAATTCGATACCCTAATTTGAAAAGTTAGGGTTTCTCGCTTTTGATAAATgataatttttatttgatttgtttATTATAGGCTCTTGCTGGAGGTCCTTTGATTCAGGCTCGGAACTTTGCTGTTATGACTGGAGTGAATGCTGGTATTTCTTGTGTTTTGAAAAGATTAAGAGGAAAGGAAGATGTTCAATCCAGGTGAAATTTTATAACCTAATCTTCATGCCCTAAATTATATATCGTTCTGTCCAATCATTAACCCTAGAATATTTGTACTATATGGATAAGTAATGAAAAAATAGATGTGTAATTCCACTAGTTTTAATTGGATCTTGGGTTTCTTTTGCTATAATTTTGAGAATTGTGGTTTAGTTGAATCTCTGGAAATAATTTTCTTCATATAGGTTGTCTTGAGAAAACAGTATTTGATTTATCTTAAGTGAAAATTAAATAGAAAAGAAAATGCAATGAGTTTGGATGTATGTAGTTTCTCAGATTCTCTGAGGTATGTAGATAAAAAGTTATATTGTTTAAAAATTTGAAAACAGTGGATATTGAAAGGTTTTATCTAGTAAGGTTATTTTATCAGAAAGGATATTCCTTACTCAATATCATGTCGTATTTTAATTTTTAACAGTTACTTCAGAGCTGTTAACCTGTTTCTCAAATGATGGGAAATTTATATGTAGTAAGACTATGAGATAAGATTAAAAATGACAATATTAGAAAGGATAATTATTTTCATCTATTATAGTGATGAGTGAGCTTTGAGAATTGTTCCTTTTTGATTGAAGAGTGATGTATGTTTATATAGTTTGGAAGCCGTAATCGAGTCGGGTAGCTCGGGTAGAATGGTTAAGGCAGGTTAAATTTCAGTTAGATTTGAAGAGTATGGTTGTTGGGAATGATTTTAACACTGTTAATTTCTGTTAAATAGTTTGTTAAGGATCTATTCATTTTTTGACAGAGCAATTGCACTTGGGGTTGGTTACGGGATGCGATTAAGTTTGTGAATCAGAAGGAAAATAGATTGGTTATGTTGATTTGGACTAAAACAGGTTATTGAAAAGAAACTGATTATAGTTCTGAAACCTGGATTGTGAGTTGGGTTAATTTCTAAAATCGTTTTCTCTTACTGTGACTTTCAGGTTTTAGTTGCCTAGTTATTCGCAGCTTTGGATTTTTCTGCTATGCATATGCTGCTGTTGGGCATTGCCTTGCTTGAATATTTGAAATCGATTTCTGGAACTGCTGTTGGATTATTGATGCAAGATTATGGATGTTGGCTTTCGATGAAGTTAGTTTTAGTTGAGTTATCAGTTAAATTTGGTTGATATATTTTTACTCACACCTAACAAGCTTCGTCATTAGAGCTGCTAGAATTGAGTCTAAAGGTGTCACCTTGGGTTTCAGAGCCCCTCAATTTCAGGTTTTTGCCTTGTATTGTCCctttttttattcattttttcattCAAATATGGCAATAACGATGAATTGAAATTGCTACAGCTTCCAGAGCCTCTTACTGGGAAGGTTTGGGCATTGGAA includes these proteins:
- the LOC127117949 gene encoding chloroplastic import inner membrane translocase subunit HP30-2; translation: MEQGKQQQRTMALSLSSKGLPHQIQNPITQIQTRFKNIENGVKLWLSKQSIAVEAAVVATTSAAQGAVMGACMGTFTSNAPAAFAPPPNATLSPQAMASLKQAQALAGGPLIQARNFAVMTGVNAGISCVLKRLRGKEDVQSR